Proteins from a single region of Punica granatum isolate Tunisia-2019 chromosome 8, ASM765513v2, whole genome shotgun sequence:
- the LOC116189523 gene encoding uncharacterized protein LOC116189523: MEAASFLNTRLPISGAPAAPSKIKNLVQAPSPSLVKLRGRPKAVVAARCVAPSGGSVVGVERELVVEGEEMGRWVEKCGGQGVVELLECLEREAIMGEDEGKEPHDYNRRARIFEKSSRVFRALREGEAAPSPGPS; the protein is encoded by the coding sequence ATGGAAGCTGCCTCTTTCTTGAATACCCGTCTCCCAATCTCGGGTGCCCCGGCTGCCCCGAGCAAGATCAAGAACTTGGTTCAGGCTCCGAGTCCGTCCTTGGTAAAGCTCAGGGGGCGGCCAAAGGCAGTAGTGGCTGCCAGGTGCGTGGCCCCAAGCGGGGGCTCGGTCGTGGGGGTGGAGAGGGAGCTGGTGGTGGAGGGGGAGGAGATGGGGAGGTGGGTGGAGAAGTGCGGTGGCCAGGGGGTGGTGGAGCTGCTGGAGTGCTTAGAGAGGGAAGCGATCATGGGGGAAGATGAAGGGAAAGAGCCCCATGACTATAACAGGAGGGCCAGGATCTTCGAAAAGAGCTCCCGGGTCTTCCGAGCCCTCCGTGAAGGCGAGGCGGCGCCCTCTCCCGGACCCTCATAA